A genomic window from Bacillota bacterium includes:
- a CDS encoding aspartate kinase, with protein sequence MKVAKFGGTSLASAEQVKKVCNIITSDPKRKVIVVSAPGKRYSEDIKVTDLLIKCAENYIATGNADKECEAVISRFNDIGKELEVSGGVITSIADDIRGRLKLYTGDNKKFIDIMKAAGEDNCAKLVAGYLQNQGINACYINPKDAGLVLSNEFGNAQVLPESYENLKSLKDIPGIVIFPGFFGYSFEGDIVTFSRGGSDITGSILAAALNAELYENFTDVDCVYSVNPRIIPNPYPIYELTYREMRELSYAGFSVFHEEALVPVYRKGIPVRIKNTNNPDAPGTTIVPERKNITRPVIGIANDDRFCCINISKYLMNREIGFGRKVLKILEDENLSYDHMPSGIDHMSVVLNQSQLRKETEERIISRIEKELAVDEVTIMHNLALIMIVGEGMSQTVGIAARATAAFARVGVNIEMINQGVSEISIMFGVKAEDSIKAVKSLYEEFFGE encoded by the coding sequence ATGAAAGTTGCAAAATTTGGTGGAACCTCTCTAGCAAGTGCAGAGCAAGTAAAAAAGGTATGTAATATTATAACTTCAGATCCAAAGAGAAAGGTGATTGTAGTTTCTGCCCCAGGTAAAAGATACAGTGAAGATATCAAAGTTACAGACCTTTTAATCAAATGCGCTGAAAACTATATAGCAACCGGCAATGCCGATAAAGAATGTGAAGCAGTAATTAGCCGTTTTAATGATATCGGTAAGGAACTGGAAGTTTCCGGCGGTGTTATAACTTCAATAGCTGATGATATTAGAGGGCGTCTAAAGCTTTATACAGGAGACAACAAGAAATTTATTGATATAATGAAAGCTGCCGGTGAAGATAATTGCGCCAAATTGGTGGCAGGTTACCTTCAAAACCAGGGGATAAATGCCTGTTACATTAATCCCAAAGATGCAGGACTAGTTTTAAGTAATGAATTTGGGAATGCCCAGGTTCTTCCGGAGTCTTATGAGAACCTGAAATCCTTAAAAGATATTCCAGGGATTGTTATCTTTCCCGGATTTTTTGGCTACTCTTTTGAAGGAGATATTGTTACTTTTTCCAGGGGAGGTTCAGATATTACCGGTTCTATACTGGCGGCAGCTCTTAATGCAGAACTGTACGAAAATTTTACAGATGTTGACTGTGTTTATTCTGTAAATCCCCGCATAATACCCAACCCCTATCCCATATATGAGCTTACATACAGGGAAATGCGGGAACTCTCCTATGCAGGATTCAGTGTTTTCCATGAAGAAGCCCTGGTTCCCGTCTACCGTAAAGGTATACCTGTAAGAATAAAAAATACTAATAACCCTGATGCTCCCGGGACAACCATTGTGCCTGAACGTAAAAATATTACAAGACCGGTTATAGGCATTGCAAATGATGACAGGTTTTGTTGCATCAACATAAGCAAATACCTTATGAACCGTGAAATTGGATTTGGAAGAAAGGTCTTAAAGATACTTGAAGATGAAAACCTCTCCTATGACCACATGCCTTCGGGTATTGACCACATGTCTGTTGTTTTGAACCAATCGCAATTGAGAAAGGAAACTGAAGAACGTATCATCAGCCGTATTGAAAAAGAATTGGCAGTAGATGAGGTAACAATTATGCATAACCTGGCCCTTATTATGATTGTAGGAGAAGGCATGAGCCAAACAGTAGGGATTGCCGCAAGGGCAACAGCCGCCTTTGCCCGGGTTGGGGTTAATATAGAAATGATAAACCAGGGTGTTTCAGAAATAAGCATTATGTTCGGTGTTAAAGCTGAAGACAGTATAAAAGCTGTAAAATCCCTATATGAAGAATTTTTCGGGGAGTAA